The following proteins are co-located in the Acaryochloris thomasi RCC1774 genome:
- a CDS encoding OmpA family protein, which yields MSNQLLIAPKVCPKCGSDKTFTRDERTLCFMCQTPLVEHVPMKIDQESPSGVIGRVRSSVFSNERLTLIWQKLGRRKVVVGSGLFGILLLGSGLILGARNIPSSVAQGSTELVALGDTFVGYSTLRSPEFQDSLQSQGIDVKYADDFDQASRAQKLSTGEADLIVTTLDQVLRHRPEGKIVAMWDYTQGADAVVLNTKKFPLLKDMDALAEEVKLAAQSGQQYSIVYAADTPSEYLALLLANKFPSFRLEQFNLIPVADASEAYKLLQDPSQNIAIAVLWEPFVSQAEKSGHKVVLSSADVPEAIIDVLVASNYFIKRQPEALSQVLAAYYGRIDGSRLDATALKQQIAKEAKVSGPEALTLLNGIHFFNAREANDWLNGNQIVPKIRYTGSILKASGRLNQLPEQPERLYTGKFLDLAIANSTALDQQLSGIRPNPPQAPPSPPKAQPVTNIGKISEDIRFDLSSVLLDPEDKATLDTVMETAKGFGGNTAIQITGHTSATGSPERNEVLSKGRVESVAQYLKGKKFSGDLIVKRVGSSSPLPGVDPADARNQRVEVEVVRTGG from the coding sequence ATGTCTAACCAACTACTAATTGCCCCGAAAGTCTGTCCTAAGTGTGGATCTGACAAAACCTTTACCCGCGATGAGCGGACCCTCTGTTTCATGTGTCAGACTCCTCTCGTCGAGCATGTACCTATGAAAATAGACCAAGAATCTCCTTCAGGGGTAATCGGTCGAGTTCGTTCGAGCGTTTTTTCAAACGAACGCCTGACCTTGATTTGGCAGAAGCTGGGCCGCAGAAAGGTGGTCGTCGGCAGTGGTCTCTTCGGAATTCTACTGCTTGGGTCTGGTTTGATTCTGGGTGCCCGCAATATCCCCTCCTCAGTAGCGCAGGGTTCTACTGAACTAGTCGCGTTAGGCGATACCTTCGTGGGCTATAGCACTCTCAGATCGCCAGAGTTTCAAGATTCACTTCAATCCCAAGGCATTGATGTCAAGTATGCTGATGACTTTGATCAAGCCTCTCGTGCCCAGAAGCTTTCCACTGGCGAAGCGGACCTGATTGTGACCACTCTTGATCAAGTCCTCCGTCATCGTCCTGAAGGCAAGATTGTGGCCATGTGGGACTATACCCAAGGCGCAGATGCGGTCGTTCTCAACACCAAGAAGTTTCCCTTGCTCAAGGACATGGATGCTTTGGCTGAGGAAGTGAAGCTAGCTGCTCAGTCGGGCCAGCAGTACTCCATCGTATATGCCGCTGATACCCCTAGCGAATATCTAGCGCTCCTGCTCGCCAATAAATTCCCTAGCTTCCGCCTAGAGCAATTCAACTTGATCCCCGTGGCGGATGCCTCCGAAGCTTACAAGCTATTGCAAGACCCGAGCCAGAACATCGCGATCGCCGTATTGTGGGAGCCATTCGTCTCTCAGGCAGAGAAGAGCGGTCATAAGGTTGTCTTGAGCAGTGCTGATGTGCCGGAGGCGATTATTGATGTGCTGGTGGCTTCCAATTACTTTATTAAACGCCAACCTGAGGCGCTGAGTCAGGTCTTGGCTGCTTATTATGGCCGGATCGATGGTTCTCGTCTGGATGCGACCGCACTCAAGCAACAGATCGCCAAAGAGGCGAAGGTCTCTGGGCCAGAGGCTCTAACGCTGCTCAACGGCATTCATTTCTTCAATGCCCGTGAAGCGAACGACTGGCTCAATGGCAATCAAATCGTTCCCAAGATTCGATACACCGGCAGCATCCTCAAAGCCTCTGGCCGACTCAATCAACTGCCAGAGCAACCCGAGCGTTTGTACACCGGCAAGTTTTTGGATCTTGCGATCGCCAACAGCACCGCGCTCGACCAGCAGCTAAGTGGAATACGCCCGAATCCACCACAGGCCCCACCAAGCCCACCTAAGGCCCAGCCCGTCACTAATATTGGAAAGATCTCTGAGGATATTCGATTTGACCTCTCCAGTGTTCTGTTAGATCCAGAAGACAAAGCGACCTTAGATACCGTGATGGAGACGGCTAAGGGATTCGGTGGAAATACCGCAATTCAGATTACGGGGCATACCTCCGCAACTGGAAGCCCCGAGCGCAATGAAGTCTTGAGCAAAGGTCGTGTGGAATCTGTTGCTCAGTATCTTAAAGGCAAAAAGTTCTCAGGCGATTTGATTGTCAAGCGTGTCGGTAGCAGTTCGCCACTGCCGGGTGTTGATCCAGCCGATGCCCGCAACCAGCGCGTTGAAGTCGAAGTAGTAAGAACCGGAGGCTAG